The Fusobacterium periodonticum 1_1_41FAA genome includes a window with the following:
- a CDS encoding Rrf2 family transcriptional regulator: protein MDTKFSIALHVLAYIEETNNTVTSELLAKSVGTNASHIRKILALLKDADIIESQQGKKGIVLKIKANELSLDKIYFGVYPEKELLHVHDTANPDCPVGATIKEALLPIFEESERQLILSLKSKTLKSLIEDMYKIYNKKGKNKNEF from the coding sequence ATGGATACAAAATTTTCAATTGCACTTCATGTTTTAGCTTATATAGAAGAAACTAATAATACAGTTACATCTGAACTTTTAGCAAAAAGTGTAGGAACAAATGCTAGTCATATTAGAAAAATTCTTGCCTTATTAAAAGATGCAGACATCATTGAAAGTCAACAAGGTAAAAAAGGAATTGTTTTGAAGATAAAAGCGAATGAATTGAGTTTGGATAAAATTTATTTTGGAGTATATCCAGAAAAAGAGCTTCTTCATGTACACGATACAGCAAATCCAGATTGTCCAGTAGGTGCAACTATTAAGGAAGCTTTACTTCCAATATTTGAAGAATCAGAAAGACAATTAATTTTAAGTTTAAAGTCTAAAACACTAAAATCATTAATTGAGGATATGTATAAAATATACAATAAGAAAGGAAAAAATAAAAATGAATTTTAA
- a CDS encoding YiiX/YebB-like N1pC/P60 family cysteine hydrolase: MKNFKIKLILLVSLVFFTACSSVQTTPKYEKKERVTWRKMEGSVIVLPLEAGDIIIKEKTANPIGMFGHVAIMKNDRTVVDYPKFGNKSYTIDISYWLEKGRDILVLRYKDMDEEFKKRLVRNMEKYFGKNYKITTDRENIEGFYCSQYIWYVYYMTAKEMGYDLDLDSDGGSFVMPYDFINSPYLEIID; the protein is encoded by the coding sequence ATGAAAAATTTTAAAATCAAATTAATACTTTTAGTCAGTCTAGTTTTTTTTACAGCTTGTTCAAGTGTTCAAACAACTCCAAAATATGAAAAAAAGGAAAGAGTTACATGGAGAAAAATGGAAGGTTCTGTTATAGTTTTACCTCTTGAAGCAGGAGATATCATTATAAAAGAAAAAACAGCAAACCCAATTGGAATGTTTGGTCATGTCGCTATAATGAAAAATGATAGAACTGTGGTTGATTATCCAAAATTTGGAAATAAATCGTATACTATTGACATAAGTTATTGGCTAGAAAAGGGTAGAGATATACTAGTTCTTAGATATAAGGATATGGATGAAGAATTTAAAAAGAGATTAGTCAGAAATATGGAAAAATATTTTGGAAAAAATTATAAAATAACAACAGATAGAGAAAATATAGAAGGTTTTTATTGTTCTCAGTACATTTGGTATGTTTACTATATGACAGCTAAAGAAATGGGATATGACCTAGATTTGGACTCTGATGGAGGTAGTTTTGTTATGCCTTACGACTTCATTAATTCTCCATATTTAGAAATAATTGATTAA
- a CDS encoding nitroreductase family protein, with the protein MNFKEVNKLPIDVKETIKKRISTRSFLEKSLTNDDKNKLMNFYKTLTNPFGVNVRVQYISKETGVENVQLGTYGTIKGAKNFLAITVKDEPFAMEAVGYQFENLVLYATDMGLGTVWLAATFSRKDFENIMELSDDDLFPCISPIGYPAEKRSFVEKIMRASLGSKNRKAWNKLFYLNDFNQTLSQTDAGKYETALEMLRLAPSSTNAQPWIAVKEGDNIHFFCNYKDSISDDMKKIKHLDLGIGLAHFHQTAMSEGLDGKFEIRDIKFPIAENMHYVISYLVK; encoded by the coding sequence ATGAATTTTAAAGAAGTTAATAAATTACCAATTGATGTAAAAGAAACTATAAAAAAACGTATTAGTACTAGAAGTTTTTTAGAAAAATCTCTAACTAATGATGATAAGAATAAATTAATGAATTTCTATAAAACTTTAACTAACCCCTTTGGTGTAAATGTTAGAGTACAATATATAAGTAAAGAAACAGGAGTAGAAAATGTTCAACTAGGAACATATGGAACTATAAAGGGAGCAAAAAACTTTCTAGCTATTACTGTAAAAGATGAACCTTTTGCTATGGAAGCAGTAGGCTATCAATTTGAAAATCTAGTATTGTATGCTACTGATATGGGTCTAGGTACAGTATGGCTTGCTGCAACATTTAGCAGGAAAGACTTTGAAAATATTATGGAGCTTAGTGATGATGACCTATTTCCTTGTATTTCACCTATTGGATATCCAGCTGAAAAACGTTCATTTGTTGAAAAAATTATGAGAGCAAGTCTTGGTTCTAAAAATAGAAAAGCTTGGAACAAATTATTTTATCTGAATGATTTTAATCAAACTCTATCACAGACAGATGCTGGAAAATATGAAACAGCACTAGAAATGCTTAGATTAGCACCTAGTTCTACAAACGCTCAACCTTGGATAGCAGTTAAAGAAGGAGATAATATTCATTTCTTTTGCAATTACAAGGATAGTATAAGTGATGATATGAAAAAAATAAAACATTTAGATCTTGGAATAGGCTTAGCACATTTTCATCAAACAGCTATGAGTGAAGGCTTAGATGGAAAATTTGAAATACGGGATATAAAATTTCCTATAGCAGAAAACATGCACTATGTTATATCATATTTAGTAAAATAA